TCGTCGCAAGAAGCAGCGCCGTCGCCATATCGATCCCACGACTTGCGAGCGTGACTATAACGATCAAGAGATCGAATTCATGCGTGCGATGGACGACTACAAGCAAAGCAGTGGGCGGATGTTCCCGACGTGCAGCGAAGTCTTGGAAGTGGTGCGTTCGCTGGGATACGTCAAGTTGGACGACGAACAAATCGCTCAGTTGGGACTGGACACCGATATCGATGAAGATGCGGCCGATGTCGAAATGGACGAATCGGGTGAATCGGACGACCTGGCCTGATTCATCGATAGGAAACGAGCCGTTCGTAAGACGCCGGCGTCGAACGATCCGTCGGGTTTTGGCCGGCGGATGTGTGGAACGACCAGCGGACGTTTAGACTGATGCGGCGATGGGGGCGGTCTGGCCAACGGGCCAAAACGCTTGATCCGACATCAGGACATGGTCACTGGGAAATGATGCGACGTGCCATCGGCTATTTATGGGCGTCTCCCAACACGTTGGCCGCCGTCGCGATCGGCTTGCTACTTTGCGGACGCTTTCGCTGGGTCCAGGGCGTTATCGAAATCGATGGGCCGTGGGTGCTCCAGACGCTAAATCGTCTGCCCATCCAACCACGGGCGATGACGGTCGGCCATGTCGTCTTCGGAACCGACTTAGCTGCTTTGACGGTAACGCGTGCCCACGAACGCGTTCACGTTCGGCAATACGAACGATGGGGGCCCGCGTTCATCCCGGTCTACCTGGGCTGGTCGCTGTGGTTGCAACTACGCGGACGCGACGGGTATCGCGAGAACCCGTTTGAGGTGGAAGCGTACGCTGTCGATACGCCCGGTCCATCGATGCCCGATGCTGCAGACGAGGAAAGCGATCGTCGCTGGAGCTAGTCAAAGTGATTGATGGATTCTGTCAGGGCGATTGTCGATCAGCAGGCTGGAACAAGGCGATCGTGGGCAGGTCGCTCCGACGTCATATCTAACGTTCTTTCGGACGCATGCGGCTGGCGTGGGACCGCAGGCTTTGTGTCTGCTTGCGAAGTCTTGCTCCCATCCGCAGCATTTCTTCATCCAGCCGAGCCATGGCCACCGGTGAAGGTTCAAGCGGCTTGGTGCCCAGACGGACTTGATTGTGATCAAAGTGCCGCAAGTCGGTTTGTGACGAAAGGGTTTGACGCACCAACAGGTCGCTGATCCGTGACGTCATGCGACGCTGATCGACAGGAATGATCTGAGGATCGCTCCAATCCAGTCGAGCTTCGGGGACCTGTTGACGCACGGATTCATTCAAACGTTCCCAGCGTTCTTCCATCTGGTCGATCGACGCATCGAACACCCACACCCATTGTCGGTCACCGATGCGATAAACGAAGTCGAATGGCGATAGTCGTTCATGAAACAAATCGTCCAAGCGTGTTGCCAATTGTTTCGAGCACGTGGCACCCAGCGTCACGGTGCCCGCAATGACCTGATGCGGGGAACGCGGACGAATATCGTTCCAATTCAGCTGGACACGGTTTGTCCCACGCGATGTGGGCTGGGCCGCACGCGGTCGATCCAATCGAGTGATGTGACGCACGGAGTTGGCGGACGTCTTCTGCGGACGAATCGCATGAGTGCGGCGTGGTGCCACCGAGGGTGGGCGATACTGTAAACGCCATTCGCACCATGCTTTGGCGACTGAACGCGGACCGGACGCGGGGATGTTCAGCCCCGTCTCGGTACCAACGTTTGCATCGGAGATGATCGTCAGCGGCGAAAAATGCATGCCCGCCAACTGGCGACACAGCATCAGTCCTTGTGAAAAACTATCACCATCGCGAGCGTCGCTTTCCACAAACTGCTGCAGCTGGTCGGCGGACAATCCCGGGCCGCGATCAATGACTGACCATTGCTGACAATCGCCGTCGTCGCTGTGGTTCAATCGGACCAGTACGGGGTGCCTGCCGCGGGAAACCAAAGCCGATCGGGTGATCAGGTGGATCATCAGTGCGGCCAAAACATCTGGGTCACCAAACACGCGATGCGATGGATCGGTGCCACCGTCCCACAAGACTTCGGTCCCGTCAGGCAAGCACTGCGGAAGCGCCGATTCGATGCTGCGGCGAACGTCCGATGTGGCCACCCAACGCCGACGGACCGCTGGGATATCAAGGTCGTCCGCGTCGTCGGGATAGGCTTGTCGAATCAGTTGCTCCAGCCCATCACACTGACGCAGAACTTCATCCAAACATTCCGCCTGTCTCAATGACAGTGTGCCCAGTTCGCCGGCACGGACTTGCCGAACGGTTTCTCGGACACCCCGTAGCGGGCGTTGGACGTCGCCCAGAGTTTGTTGCAGCACCGCGTCGTGGCGTGACGACACAAAACTTCCCTCTTTGCGGCGGACGGGGCGCCGGTGACTCGTTGCCACTTTCGTAGCGGCGGGCGTTGTCGGTTCGATGGAATCTGAATGGTTCAAGTGCGACTTCACGGCAGCATACCCGACAGGTCGGAGGGCGGCCCACGCACCAGCGCAGGCGGCAACGACGAAACAGCCGCCCGGCGATGGCGGTACGTTTTCAGCTATCGACCGCACCGTCCCCGGTTATCCATCGGGTCGGACCGGATGACGACGACCTCGGTCCCGCGGCGAACTTGTCGCGACGAATCTGTCGGATACGACGGCTGTTTTTGCCGTTGCACCCAAAGAAGGTGCGACGAAGGTCGCCGACCGCGAAAGATCGCCTAGCGGGCGGGCAGCGTGCCGCGTTGTGAAGGTGTGTCGGTCGTATCGACGATCGCGGCGGGCGCGGTGCCGCGACGCCGTCGTTTGCTGGCGACCAAGGTGACCAAGAGCCCACGCTGGACCACTCGATCGGATTGATTGATTAGCTCACGCAACCAAGTCACCCGGGCGGCCCGCCGGCCATGCGGTTGGATTTCCGACACGGTCGTGGCGACCCGCACGCGATCACCAAAGTAAATGGGGGCTTCGAATGACCATTCGCTAAGCCCGGTCAAAGCCAAGGTGCTGACCCGAGGATGCTCGGTGCTCAGACCGGCCAAGACGCTTAGACCCAACAGCCCATGAGCGACCGGTTCACCGAAAGGTAGGCCGTGGCTGGAGGCGTCGCGATGAAGCGGATCGTGGTCGCCGGTCAATTCGGCGAAGTCGGCAACATCCTGTTCCGTGATGACCCTTTCGGGGCTGAACCATCGGTCACCAACGGCCAAGTCTTCGAAGTACAAGACATCCGTGGAGGTGGTAGCTTCCAAAACCAGCTCGATCGATTGAAGGAATGAAGCAAACGGATGGACAACGTTGCTGTCGAATCCAATGACCGCGGCGAGAAGTTTTCCGTCACCGCTGCAAGGGGGGAATATGAAGGAGCATGCCGATCTGCGAAACCGTCAATGGACGGAATCGTTTCAGATTGTTTGGCTGGGCACGGATTTTAGCGTCTAGCCAAAGGCTTTCGAATGGTCCCCCCGGTCGGGCTGTGAGGCATTGTGCCGTCCGTTCGACACGCCTGCAATGCAACGCGTGGTGTCCATAAAACGGTTATGATCGTTGGACCACGCGTCACCGATTCGGTCGAACCGCAATCGAATTGCCGGCTGTTTCTTGTCGGGAATTTTTTGCCCTGTTTGCCGCGTCCATTGCATCGGGTGACGGGTGGGCCCGCCCTGATCCGTGTCGACGCGATCTGCACCAACGCCATCCCCGCCCTTCCCATGAGGCCCGCTTCCGGGTTCCCACCGATGTGTCACTCTGCACCAAAGTTATTGTTGGCTCTGTCCCTGATTCTGGTCGGTTCGGTCCACGCCGCAGACATCAGTGAAAAGTCGACGCGAATGTCGTTCGCGATTCGACCCTTGGCAGTGGACGCCAACGAGGGCATCGCCGCCGGCGATGTGAACCGTGACGGCCACATGGATTTGGTAGCAGGTCGCAACTGGTACAGCGGTGTCGATTGGACCGCGCGTCCCTTGCGAACGATCGACGATTGGAACGGATATGTTCAGAGCAACGGCGACTATTTGTTCGACGTTAACGATGATGGCTGGCTGGATGTGATTGCCGGATCCTTCTTGCCGACCGAAGTCCACTGGTACGAAAACCCGGGTGCCGAAGGATTACGGTTGGGCCAGCAGTGGACCCAGCACTTGTTGGTGGACACCAAGAATTCCGCCAACGAAGGCCAGTTGTTTGGCGACATCGACGGGGATGGAACACCCGAGTGGATCGTCAACAGTTGGAAAGCTGAAACACCCACGACGATTTGGCGATTGGAACGCATCGAAGAGACGCCAAAAGCCGCCGGTTCTGCCGCAACAAAAAACGCGTCCGGCAAACAGTCAGCCAAGGCCAAAGGCAAACCGGCGCAGTACCAGATGGTTCCCCACGTCCTGGGCGACATCAATGGACACGGCGCGGCGATCGGCGACCTCAGTGGTGACGGGCGAACCGATGTCCTGGTCGGCCACGGATGGTATGAACAGCCTGCGGAAAATCCATGGGGCCAACCTTGGAAGTTCCATGACGCTTGGAAATTGCACAGCAGTCTGCCAATGGTCGTCGCGGACGTGGATTCCGATGGCGACAGCGATTTGATTTTCGGAAACGGTCACGATTTTGGATTGCAGTGGTGGGAAAACACCGGTGTCGATTCGGAGGGTGAATTCACTTGGCAAGAACACTTGATTGACGACAGTTTCAGCCAGCCCCATTGTTTGGCTTGGGTGGACTTGGACGGTGATCAACGGCCTGAATTGATTACCGGCAAACGGTACTTTGGCCACAACGGACGCGATCCCGGCGGGATGGACATGCCCTGTTTATACGCCTATCGCGTGGATCCACAGACTCACGAATTTCAGCGTTTGACCATCGACGAAGGGCACGTCGGAACCGGATTGCAGATCGTCGCGCAAGACTTGAATGATGATGGCGCGGTGGACCTGGCGGTGGCGGGGAAGAGCGGTACCTTTGTGCTGTTGGCCCAGTAGCAGCCGACGCTGAACACTTCGGTCGACGGGCAACGTCGACGTCAACTTTGATGGGTGGAGTCCAAAGGGCATGGATGTGGATACGGGGGCCGACGATGATTCGTGGACGTTGCGTGAAGCCCAGGATCAGGTCGATCAGTGGATCCGAACGATCGGCGTGCGCTACTTTGATCCGATGACCAATCTGGCCCAATTGGTCGAAGAGGTCGGTGAAGTTTCACGCATCATTTCACGGACTCATGGCCAACAGAGCTGGAAAAAAGACGCGACGCGCGGCAGCCTGCCCGACGAATTGGCCGACGTTCTGTTTGTCGTGATCTGCTTGGCCAACCAGTCGGGAATCGATCTGACCGGCGCTTTGCGGGCAAATTTGGACAAAAAGACCCGCCGCGACGCCGATCGGCATCGTGCCAATCAAAAGCTGAAAGACTGATTCGATCTTGCCACCGGGCGGTCCGCTGGAGTAGGCACACGGCAGGAATTTTCCGCACTCCGGACGGAGTGCGCTGAGATCAACGACGAATCCACGACAGCCGACTGGCAGGATGCCGAACATGTCGACCAAGTCCACCGCCGACGGATGCTGCAAAACGCCGCCGGTCGGTCTTCGCATGACACGCCGCAACGGCATCTTTGCCGCCGCGGCATTGATGATTGCCGGCACCAGTACGTTGGGCTGTTCATCGATGTGGCGCCGCGACGACGATGATTCGGCCGACGCCAAATTGGAAAAGTTGCTGAAGGTACCCAAGGCTCCTGACCTGGTGCGTGAAGCGGCCGTGCCCAAAGGTCTGCATTCGGTTCGTGTCGATGGCGTCGCTTTGGTGAATCGATTGGTCGCCACCGGTGGTGCGCCGGAACCGTCGATTCTGCGTGATGAATTGGTGGAACAAATGCGTCGTCACGACGTGGCGAACCCCAACCATGTGCTGGAAAGTTCGGAGACGGCATTGGTGGAAGTCCGCGGCGTGATTCCGCCAGGCGCCCGGACTGGAGACCCCATGGATTTGCTGGTCGTCGCTCCGGTGCAAAGTCATGTTCGTGATTTGCACGGTGGATGGCTGATGGAAACACGCCTGCGGCACCAACAGATGCTGCGAAATAGTCTGCGGAAAAGTGAGCCGTTGGCTGTCGGCCAGGGGCCACTGCTGACCCGAGCCGACACGACACCGGGGACCGACGACAGCTTGCGGACCAAAGCCATCGTGATTGCCGGTGGACGCGTGATCGAAAATCGAGACCTGGGCTTGATTCTGCGGCCCGAGTTTCAGCACGTCAAAATGGCCGCGGCGATCGCGCAAGCCATCAACCGGCGATTCTTTTTCTTCGATGGGACCGAGCGACGCGGTATCGCCGAACCCCTGGAAGACGACTACATCAAGATCGAAGTCCACCCGCGTTATCGCCGCAACCAGTACCGGATGATGGAAGTCGCTCGTGCCATCGGGGTCAAACCCGAATCGGCGGAAACGCAACAGCGTCTGGCCGACTTGGGGCAAAAGTTGGCCGATCCCGAGACATCGGCCGACGCGGCATTGCAGTTGGAAGGGATGGGCGAAAGTGCCATTCCCACGTTGGTCGACGCTTTGGAACAAGACAATCCCGAACTGCGATTCTACGTCGCCGAGGCGCTGGCGTACCTGGATCGTGATGAGGCACTGCCGCCACTGGAATCGGCAATCGCTGATTCACCCGCGTTTCGCTTTCCCGGATTGTTGGCGATCGAGGGGATGGACGGATCCGCGGCGGTGGAAACCTTGCGTCGTCTGATGGATCAGCCCAGCTTGGAAACACGCTACGGCGCCTTCTGTGCGATTCGTCGACGGCCCGATGGCGCATCGGTCCTGGCCGGTCAAAACGTCAGTGGACAATTTCGCTTGTTCACGGTGCCCTGCTCTTGCCAGCCGGCGATCGTGGTCTCGCTGCGCGAGTCGCCAGAAATTGTCATGTTTGGCCCCGACGAAACGATCGACGTGACGCACCCATTGTTCGGCCCTGGTGGTCTGTTGATCAAGCAAGATCCTGAAAACCCAGGTCAGCTGCGAATCAATCGATTCTTGCCGGGTGAAGACGATCGATTGGCCATCGTGCCCGCCAACCTGACGGCACTGATTCACGGGATTGCGGACGTCGGCGGCGGCTATGGTGACGTGGTCACGGTGCTAAGAGAAGCCAAAGACAGTGGGTTCTTGCAACAACAGTTGGCGATGGATCCATTGCCCGAGCCGATGCGCACGTACCACCGCGATGAAGCGGAAGACCAGGATTCGGTCGCCGATGACGAATCGTCGGCCGAGGTGGACGGCTAGTCAAGCAGCGATCGCCCGGTGATGGGCCAGCCTAAGTGATCTGCCAGCCCGGGGTGATATGCCGGCCCATGGCGAAAGTCCGGTGACCGTCGTGTATTAGATGTAAAACATCACGCCGTCGTCTTGTCGGCAACGACGCGACAATTCCGCCAACGTGATCTTGGCCAAAACATCACGCGCGCTTTGGGTCGCTTCGGCCCAGATGTCTTGCAATGTTTCTGCCGCGACGCCGGTCTGGCTTTCGCCGTGATCTTGGGTTTCCTGACATCCCACTTCATCGGCGATGTCCAGCACCGTGATCGATTCGGGATCGACCGCCAGACGATACCCGCCGTGACTGCCTCGAATGCTTTGAACCCAACCGGCGGCGCGAAGCGTCCGCAGGATCTGATTCAAGAAAGGTCCCGGGATCGCATGTCGCTGACTGATGTCACTGGCCGCCACGGGTGACGGATCATCCATCCGAGACGCCAATTCGACCAATGCCAAGCAGGAGTAATGCACACGTGCAGAAATGACCATCGAAGCACCTCGTTGCACGTCAGCTGCTGTGCAGCCCACATTCGGTTTTTTGAAACCCGCTCCAGCGCCCGGCGCGTTCGTCTTCGCCTGCCATCACCGCACGGGTGCATGGCTGGCAACCGATGCTGGGATAGCCACGATCGTGTAGCGGGTTGTACGGGATGTCTTCCTTGGTGATCAGCGACCAGACGTCTTTTTTGGTCCAATTCGCCAGCGGGCTGATTTTGACCAAGTGAAACTTCTTGTCCCAACCCACGATCGGTGCTTTGGCGCGGTCCGGGCTTTGGTCGCGCCGAATCGCACTGGCCCAAGCGTGCCAACCCTGTGCGGCGCGGTGCAGCACCTTCAACTTTCGTTCGAAACAGCAACGGTTCGGATCGGTCTGGTACATCGGACCGCCGTTGGCCTTTTCGAACGCTTCGACCGATAGCTCGGGCAGCTTGAATTCGACCTCAATGCCGTAACGCTCTTTGACCCGCTCGCGCAATTGCAGGGTTTCTTCGAATTGGTAGCCGGTGTCCAGGTTGAAGATCGGCGTTTCCGGGGCGATCTGCGCCAGCATGTGAATGATCGTCATCCCTTCGGGACCGAACGCCGTGGCCATCGTGAATTTGGGCGCGTATCGATCCACGGCCCAGCGAAGGATTTCCGTGGGAGTTGCCGATTCCAGCTGGCGGCTTTCCTTTTCCAATTCGTTCAAAAAATCCGTCGTCGGGGCCAGCGGAGGATCAGCCCCCAGGGCACCCGGCAGACCGTCCAAGCCCACCTTTGGATCGACCGTCGCGTCATAATCGCCCGGCAGGTCGGCGGGGGAAACCACCGGCAAATTTCGGTCGCTGGCAATCGGTGACATCGAATCAGGATCAAAAACAGGGGCGGATGAACGGGAAACTAGCCTCGGGCCGATCAACTCGGCCGGCCGTTTCCGGCCACCGATGCCTAAACAGTACCAATTCGACCAGAATGGTCAAGTATGCTGCTGGTAATGAAATTCGGACATTCCAATCGTTCGGACCAGTCGTTTTTTCACTTCGATCCGGTTTTGCGATTCTGCCCCACAGTGGAGCGGATACTCTGAAGGCGAGAACCTTTGACCGACGGTGCATTCCGATGAATTGGCAAACTTTGACACGAATGCTAGTGGTGGCGATCACGCTGCCTTTGTCGACGGCTGTTGCCGAACGAGTCGACCTGTACGTCGGTGGCGGCGTCACCGGCCAAACCAAGGTGGTCAGCGACGACAAGGACCGCCAGCAGGTCTGGGTGAAGACCGACCCGGATCTGGTCTTGGTGCTGCCGAAATCCCGTGTGCGTTCGATCGAGCCGGCGGACAAGTTGGCGGCGTATCAGCGATTTGCCGGCCAGACCGGCCAAGACGCCGAGCGACACTACAAGCTTTCGGTGTGGTGCAAGACCAACCATTTGCCGGAACAGGCGCGGTATCACCTGCAACGCGCGATCACCCTTAATCCTGATCACGTTGCCGCCCGCGCTTCGTTGGGTTACAAGCAGATCAACGGTCGCTGGACGTTGTTCACTGACTTGCAGCGGTCACGCGGCCTGGTCCACGTCGGCGGTAATTTGTGGAAAGCACCCGAACAGATATCTCGCGAAGAGGTCCGCAAGGAAACCGACAAGACCGCCAAGCAATGGAATCGAAAGCTGTCGCAAATGCTGGCGGCACTGAGTCGCGAGGAACCCGATGCGTGGGCCAATCTGGAAGCAATCGACGATCCATTGGCGGCCGACGCGATTGCCGATCAGTTGGAAAAGTCGCGGGGTGGCCGACAGCCACGCCGACTGCGAAGTCTGTGGGTGCGTCTGTTGGGCAAGCTGGATCACCCGTCGGCTCGCAAGGCTCTGGTTCGTGCGGGACTGGAAGAACCCGATCGTCGGCTGCAGCAAGACATTCTGGAACAGCTGCAAGCCAATGGTCGTTCCTCGGCCGTCGCATCCTACACCGACGTCTTGGTCAAAGCCGCCGCGGGGAAACACCCTGATGCAAAGGGGGTTTCTCTGGCTGCGACAGCACTGCAATCGTTTGTCGATCCCGAAATGGCGCTGGTTTGGGTCGATGCCTTGGTCACTGAGCACATTCGTGCGGCGCCCCAACAGCCTGGCATGACATTCGGATTCGGCGATACCGGGGCCAACGGCATGCAGGCCGGTAGCGCGGCGAAAGCAGAGATTCGCCGCAGTCAGAATGGCGAGGTTCGTAATCTGTTACGGATGATTGAACCGGAGGCCGATTACGGGTTTGACGAAAACGCATGGCGTCGCCATTTCGCACTGCAGCGATCACGTTACCAAGGCGATCTGCGTCGCGACGGCGAAGGGGTTCGCTAGAGGGTTTGCGGCTTGTTTGTCGAGCGACAGTCGGACCGACAATCAGAAGGCCAAATTCGCTCGCAAGCCCATCACGTAGGCGTCTTCGACGTTTTCACGAGCCGAATCCAGCCACTGAAA
The DNA window shown above is from Crateriforma spongiae and carries:
- a CDS encoding ATP-binding protein; the encoded protein is MSSRHDAVLQQTLGDVQRPLRGVRETVRQVRAGELGTLSLRQAECLDEVLRQCDGLEQLIRQAYPDDADDLDIPAVRRRWVATSDVRRSIESALPQCLPDGTEVLWDGGTDPSHRVFGDPDVLAALMIHLITRSALVSRGRHPVLVRLNHSDDGDCQQWSVIDRGPGLSADQLQQFVESDARDGDSFSQGLMLCRQLAGMHFSPLTIISDANVGTETGLNIPASGPRSVAKAWCEWRLQYRPPSVAPRRTHAIRPQKTSANSVRHITRLDRPRAAQPTSRGTNRVQLNWNDIRPRSPHQVIAGTVTLGATCSKQLATRLDDLFHERLSPFDFVYRIGDRQWVWVFDASIDQMEERWERLNESVRQQVPEARLDWSDPQIIPVDQRRMTSRISDLLVRQTLSSQTDLRHFDHNQVRLGTKPLEPSPVAMARLDEEMLRMGARLRKQTQSLRSHASRMRPKER
- a CDS encoding MaoC family dehydratase, yielding MEATTSTDVLYFEDLAVGDRWFSPERVITEQDVADFAELTGDHDPLHRDASSHGLPFGEPVAHGLLGLSVLAGLSTEHPRVSTLALTGLSEWSFEAPIYFGDRVRVATTVSEIQPHGRRAARVTWLRELINQSDRVVQRGLLVTLVASKRRRRGTAPAAIVDTTDTPSQRGTLPAR
- a CDS encoding FG-GAP repeat domain-containing protein; translated protein: MSFAIRPLAVDANEGIAAGDVNRDGHMDLVAGRNWYSGVDWTARPLRTIDDWNGYVQSNGDYLFDVNDDGWLDVIAGSFLPTEVHWYENPGAEGLRLGQQWTQHLLVDTKNSANEGQLFGDIDGDGTPEWIVNSWKAETPTTIWRLERIEETPKAAGSAATKNASGKQSAKAKGKPAQYQMVPHVLGDINGHGAAIGDLSGDGRTDVLVGHGWYEQPAENPWGQPWKFHDAWKLHSSLPMVVADVDSDGDSDLIFGNGHDFGLQWWENTGVDSEGEFTWQEHLIDDSFSQPHCLAWVDLDGDQRPELITGKRYFGHNGRDPGGMDMPCLYAYRVDPQTHEFQRLTIDEGHVGTGLQIVAQDLNDDGAVDLAVAGKSGTFVLLAQ
- a CDS encoding nucleotide pyrophosphohydrolase gives rise to the protein MDVDTGADDDSWTLREAQDQVDQWIRTIGVRYFDPMTNLAQLVEEVGEVSRIISRTHGQQSWKKDATRGSLPDELADVLFVVICLANQSGIDLTGALRANLDKKTRRDADRHRANQKLKD
- a CDS encoding flagellar basal body P-ring protein FlgI gives rise to the protein MSTKSTADGCCKTPPVGLRMTRRNGIFAAAALMIAGTSTLGCSSMWRRDDDDSADAKLEKLLKVPKAPDLVREAAVPKGLHSVRVDGVALVNRLVATGGAPEPSILRDELVEQMRRHDVANPNHVLESSETALVEVRGVIPPGARTGDPMDLLVVAPVQSHVRDLHGGWLMETRLRHQQMLRNSLRKSEPLAVGQGPLLTRADTTPGTDDSLRTKAIVIAGGRVIENRDLGLILRPEFQHVKMAAAIAQAINRRFFFFDGTERRGIAEPLEDDYIKIEVHPRYRRNQYRMMEVARAIGVKPESAETQQRLADLGQKLADPETSADAALQLEGMGESAIPTLVDALEQDNPELRFYVAEALAYLDRDEALPPLESAIADSPAFRFPGLLAIEGMDGSAAVETLRRLMDQPSLETRYGAFCAIRRRPDGASVLAGQNVSGQFRLFTVPCSCQPAIVVSLRESPEIVMFGPDETIDVTHPLFGPGGLLIKQDPENPGQLRINRFLPGEDDRLAIVPANLTALIHGIADVGGGYGDVVTVLREAKDSGFLQQQLAMDPLPEPMRTYHRDEAEDQDSVADDESSAEVDG
- a CDS encoding RrF2 family transcriptional regulator gives rise to the protein MVISARVHYSCLALVELASRMDDPSPVAASDISQRHAIPGPFLNQILRTLRAAGWVQSIRGSHGGYRLAVDPESITVLDIADEVGCQETQDHGESQTGVAAETLQDIWAEATQSARDVLAKITLAELSRRCRQDDGVMFYI
- a CDS encoding phosphoadenylyl-sulfate reductase, whose product is MSPIASDRNLPVVSPADLPGDYDATVDPKVGLDGLPGALGADPPLAPTTDFLNELEKESRQLESATPTEILRWAVDRYAPKFTMATAFGPEGMTIIHMLAQIAPETPIFNLDTGYQFEETLQLRERVKERYGIEVEFKLPELSVEAFEKANGGPMYQTDPNRCCFERKLKVLHRAAQGWHAWASAIRRDQSPDRAKAPIVGWDKKFHLVKISPLANWTKKDVWSLITKEDIPYNPLHDRGYPSIGCQPCTRAVMAGEDERAGRWSGFQKTECGLHSS